In the genome of Staphylococcus durrellii, one region contains:
- a CDS encoding YcnI family protein, with product MKKIVVSLVAFIVVLSMSKVADAHVTLNPNSSKPGSYDKYDVRVPVEKEQNTTKVELKVPKGLNVVGVEPVNGFNHQFTKDKKGNITKITWEATHGGIKPNEFIDFPIQVANPNKEGKFKWDAYQTYKNGDVVKWTGNEKSETPAPVTTVSKSISSDQSDEKNDTSNSNVALWIVSIVAILLSLIAIFKKSRQS from the coding sequence ATGAAAAAAATTGTAGTTAGTCTCGTTGCTTTTATTGTTGTTTTAAGTATGTCTAAAGTTGCTGATGCACACGTGACATTAAATCCTAATTCAAGCAAACCTGGTTCATATGACAAATATGATGTAAGGGTTCCAGTTGAAAAAGAACAAAATACTACAAAGGTTGAACTAAAAGTACCAAAAGGTTTAAATGTAGTAGGAGTGGAACCTGTAAACGGATTTAATCATCAATTTACTAAAGACAAAAAAGGTAATATTACTAAAATAACATGGGAAGCAACTCATGGTGGTATAAAACCGAATGAATTTATAGATTTTCCTATTCAAGTAGCAAATCCTAATAAGGAAGGTAAATTTAAATGGGACGCCTACCAAACTTATAAAAACGGTGATGTTGTAAAATGGACAGGCAATGAAAAATCAGAAACACCTGCACCAGTCACAACTGTAAGTAAATCTATAAGTAGTGATCAAAGTGATGAAAAAAATGACACTTCAAATAGCAATGTAGCTTTATGGATCGTTTCAATTGTCGCTATACTTTTATCATTAATTGCTATTTTCAAAAAATCTCGTCAATCATAA
- a CDS encoding DUF2871 domain-containing protein — translation MRRILYAFLIYTIVGLISGFYYRELTVAHHFTGDTQLKVLHTHTLMLGMFMHLILLPFEKIFKLSSYYIFNWFFIIYNIGVILTVGMMFTKGTYQVIGKTVPDSFAGYAGIGHTVLTAGFVLLFFLLRSAIIKDPRD, via the coding sequence ATGCGTAGAATTTTGTATGCATTTTTAATCTATACGATAGTCGGTTTAATAAGTGGGTTTTATTACAGAGAGTTAACAGTGGCACATCATTTTACCGGTGATACACAATTAAAAGTGTTACATACTCATACGTTAATGTTAGGTATGTTTATGCATTTGATTTTATTACCATTCGAAAAAATATTTAAATTATCTAGTTATTATATATTTAATTGGTTCTTTATCATCTATAATATTGGCGTGATACTTACGGTAGGCATGATGTTTACGAAAGGTACTTATCAAGTTATTGGTAAAACCGTTCCGGATTCATTTGCCGGTTATGCTGGTATTGGACACACAGTATTAACAGCAGGATTTGTTTTATTATTCTTTTTATTAAGGAGCGCAATAATAAAAGATCCAAGAGATTAA
- a CDS encoding NAD(P)/FAD-dependent oxidoreductase encodes MKDVTIIGGGPAGLFASFYAGLRGMDVSIVDAQDELGGKMHVYPEKIIWDIGGLAPKPCYQVIEDTVAQGLHFNPDVYLGETVIDIRKISERHFEIETQKGNIYSSKAVIIAIGGGIINPKQLDIKDAERYKLTNLHYVVQSLKKFKDKDVLISGAGNSALDWARDLSGYAKSVTLVYRKADISGYEALKTILDELNVKKLPNSRINQLIGDDKGECIAQVILQNIETGETYQQNFDEVIVSHGFDRESPLLEQSSAKVDMFNEYQIKGFGNTTTSIDGLFACGDIVHHDAKVHLIASAFSDAGNAANLAKSYIEPDAPSEGYVSSHNDVFKESNKMVMKKYL; translated from the coding sequence ATGAAGGACGTTACAATTATAGGTGGTGGACCTGCCGGGTTATTTGCCAGTTTTTATGCTGGGTTACGAGGTATGGACGTCAGTATAGTCGATGCACAAGATGAGCTAGGTGGTAAAATGCACGTATATCCAGAAAAGATCATTTGGGATATCGGCGGTTTAGCGCCTAAACCATGTTATCAGGTTATAGAGGATACAGTTGCTCAAGGGCTCCATTTTAATCCTGATGTATATCTTGGGGAAACAGTAATAGATATTAGAAAAATTAGTGAGCGCCATTTTGAAATTGAAACACAAAAGGGCAATATATATAGTTCTAAAGCAGTGATTATTGCTATAGGCGGTGGCATTATTAATCCTAAACAATTAGATATAAAAGACGCAGAACGTTATAAATTAACTAATTTGCATTATGTAGTGCAATCACTGAAAAAATTTAAAGATAAAGACGTGCTTATATCTGGTGCAGGTAACTCGGCTTTAGATTGGGCGCGAGATTTAAGTGGCTATGCTAAAAGTGTTACTTTAGTATATAGAAAAGCAGACATTTCAGGCTATGAAGCACTGAAAACAATTTTAGATGAATTAAATGTTAAGAAATTACCAAACAGTCGTATCAATCAATTAATAGGTGATGACAAAGGCGAATGTATTGCTCAAGTAATTCTGCAAAATATTGAAACCGGAGAAACATATCAACAAAACTTTGATGAAGTAATTGTGAGTCATGGTTTTGATAGAGAAAGTCCACTGTTAGAACAATCTTCAGCTAAGGTAGATATGTTTAATGAGTACCAAATTAAAGGCTTTGGTAATACAACGACAAGTATTGATGGATTATTCGCATGTGGAGATATTGTCCACCATGATGCTAAAGTGCATCTTATCGCTAGTGCATTTAGTGATGCTGGTAATGCTGCTAATTTAGCTAAAAGTTATATAGAACCGGATGCACCGTCAGAAGGTTACGTATCAAGTCATAATGATGTGTTTAAAGAATCAAATAAAATGGTAATGAAAAAATATTTATAA
- a CDS encoding GNAT family N-acetyltransferase: MIKVRHEAPSVEDYCNLRKVAGMSEKTPTAAAKGLGNACFDVVIYDDHRAIGMGRVIGDGGTAFQVIDIAVDPRYQGLGYGKMIMIHVKKYIDSVAESSCYVSLIADYPADKLYQQFGFQPTEPNSGGMYILY, from the coding sequence ATGATTAAGGTAAGACATGAAGCACCTTCAGTTGAAGACTATTGTAACTTAAGAAAAGTTGCTGGGATGAGTGAAAAAACACCGACTGCAGCTGCGAAAGGATTAGGCAATGCATGTTTTGATGTGGTAATTTATGATGATCATCGTGCAATTGGTATGGGTAGAGTTATTGGTGATGGTGGCACAGCTTTTCAAGTGATAGATATAGCAGTTGATCCACGGTATCAAGGGTTAGGATATGGTAAAATGATTATGATACATGTAAAGAAATACATAGATTCTGTTGCTGAAAGTTCTTGTTATGTTAGTTTAATTGCTGATTATCCTGCAGATAAGTTATATCAACAATTTGGGTTTCAACCTACTGAACCAAATTCAGGAGGGATGTATATTTTATACTAA
- a CDS encoding sulfite exporter TauE/SafE family protein, whose protein sequence is MLLFVTMFLIGILIGFTGAGGAGTIIAVLTAVFGISVHTALGTSLASMIFTSLSGTLSHFKAHNVVLKIGAITGIFGAIGSFIGAQIAGFIDEDILKYCTATMMVFSAFLLWRRLFMVKRQSATKSASKQNDESTNLIIKGAFVGVITGFLSGFLGIGAAPFIQIGLLTIFGLTAKKAVGTTMLVILPIAFVGGFGYYILGHLDIGLFIKVVCGTIIGSYLGAKFTAYVNEAFLKVVMIILPIASAVLLIFAKQ, encoded by the coding sequence ATGTTGTTGTTTGTAACAATGTTCTTAATAGGAATACTTATAGGTTTTACTGGAGCTGGAGGTGCAGGAACCATCATTGCCGTGTTAACTGCAGTGTTTGGGATCTCGGTACATACGGCACTAGGAACTTCATTAGCTTCGATGATTTTTACGTCTTTATCAGGTACGTTAAGTCATTTTAAAGCACATAATGTGGTATTAAAAATAGGTGCAATAACGGGAATCTTCGGTGCAATTGGCTCATTTATAGGTGCTCAAATTGCAGGTTTCATTGATGAAGATATACTCAAATACTGTACTGCGACCATGATGGTATTTTCGGCGTTTTTATTATGGCGTAGACTTTTTATGGTAAAGCGTCAGTCCGCAACTAAATCCGCAAGTAAACAGAATGATGAAAGTACTAATCTAATAATAAAAGGTGCATTCGTAGGTGTTATAACGGGATTTTTATCAGGTTTTTTAGGTATCGGAGCCGCCCCATTTATACAAATTGGATTATTAACTATATTTGGTTTAACAGCCAAAAAAGCAGTTGGTACGACAATGTTAGTTATTTTGCCTATAGCTTTTGTAGGTGGTTTTGGATATTATATACTTGGTCACTTAGATATAGGATTATTTATTAAAGTCGTATGTGGTACGATTATTGGTTCATATTTAGGAGCAAAATTCACTGCATATGTGAACGAAGCATTTTTGAAAGTAGTTATGATTATTTTGCCAATAGCATCTGCGGTACTGCTTATATTTGCTAAACAATAA
- the glcP gene encoding glucose transporter GlcP encodes MGIKINKKLIFFLGALGGLLYGYDMGVISGALLFIKNDIPLNSFTEGLVVASMLVGAIFGSGASGPMSDKLGRRRVVFIIAIIYIIGALILALAPSMPILVIGRLVIGLAVGGSTAIVPVYLSEMAPTEQRGSLSSLNQLMITIGILSSYLINYAFTPIDGWRWMLGLAVIPSLILLIGVAFMPESPRWLLEHKSEQAAREVMKMTFKEHEINKEIADMKEINRISESTWNVLKSPWLRPTLIIGSFFALFQQIIGINAIIYYAPSIFSKAGLGDATSILGTVGIGTVNVLITIVAIFIIDKIDRKKLLVIGNIGMVASLLIMAILIWMIGIQSSAWIIILCLTLFIIFFGFTWGPVLWVMLPELFPMRARGAATGFAALILSIGSLLVAQLFPILTDILPVEQVFLIFAVIGIVSLIFVIKYLPETRGRSLEEIEADLRSRTNATEANIK; translated from the coding sequence ATGGGAATTAAAATAAACAAAAAATTGATTTTCTTTCTAGGCGCTCTAGGTGGTTTATTGTACGGATATGATATGGGAGTTATATCCGGCGCACTACTATTTATTAAAAATGATATTCCGCTCAATAGCTTTACTGAAGGTTTAGTCGTAGCTTCTATGTTAGTTGGGGCGATATTTGGTTCGGGTGCAAGTGGGCCAATGTCAGATAAATTAGGGCGTAGACGTGTCGTGTTTATCATTGCCATTATATATATTATTGGCGCTCTAATATTAGCATTAGCACCATCAATGCCAATATTAGTAATTGGACGCTTAGTGATAGGTTTAGCAGTTGGGGGTTCTACCGCTATCGTGCCTGTATACTTATCTGAAATGGCGCCGACAGAACAAAGGGGCTCACTAAGTTCTTTAAACCAATTAATGATCACTATTGGTATTTTATCTTCATACTTAATTAACTATGCATTTACACCAATCGATGGTTGGAGATGGATGTTAGGTTTAGCAGTCATTCCATCACTAATATTATTAATAGGTGTAGCATTTATGCCTGAAAGCCCGAGATGGTTATTAGAACATAAGAGTGAGCAGGCTGCTAGAGAAGTTATGAAAATGACATTTAAAGAACATGAAATCAATAAAGAAATTGCTGACATGAAAGAGATTAATCGAATTTCTGAAAGCACTTGGAATGTATTAAAGTCTCCATGGTTACGTCCAACATTAATTATTGGTTCATTTTTCGCCCTATTCCAACAAATAATTGGTATTAATGCCATTATTTATTACGCACCATCGATTTTTAGTAAAGCAGGATTAGGGGATGCAACTTCAATCTTAGGCACAGTTGGTATCGGTACTGTCAATGTACTTATTACTATAGTAGCTATATTCATTATCGATAAAATTGATCGTAAGAAACTTTTAGTTATTGGTAATATTGGTATGGTGGCTTCACTGTTGATTATGGCAATTTTAATTTGGATGATTGGTATTCAATCTTCTGCCTGGATTATTATTTTATGTTTAACATTATTCATTATTTTCTTTGGTTTTACTTGGGGACCAGTATTATGGGTTATGTTACCAGAACTATTCCCAATGCGCGCACGTGGCGCAGCAACTGGTTTTGCAGCATTGATATTGTCAATCGGAAGCTTGTTAGTCGCACAGTTATTCCCAATATTGACAGATATCTTACCAGTTGAACAAGTCTTCTTAATCTTCGCAGTTATCGGTATTGTCTCGCTAATATTTGTTATTAAATATTTACCTGAAACAAGAGGTCGTAGTTTAGAAGAAATAGAAGCAGATTTACGTTCTAGAACAAATGCAACTGAAGCTAACATAAAATAA